The segment TCCGGATCGCGCTCGACGATCAGCCGCGCCGCTCCCGCCTGCACGCCCATCACCGACACGTGATGGGCGACGACATCGTGCAGCTCGCGGGCGATCCGCACCCGGTCCAGGGCGACGGCCTGCGCCGCGGTGACCTCGCGTTCGCGCTCGAGCTCGGCCGTGCGCCGCTCGAGTTCGGCGCGCTGCTGCGCGTTCGCCCATGAGCGCTCCCCGAAGTAGTAGGCCCCGCCGAAGTAGAGGGCGTTGAGCAGCAGCTGCAGCATCATGTACGCGATGTAGGGCGAGAAGGCGCCGGCGGTGACGTCGGCCTTCTCGGCCTCGCCGATCGCATCCCGGTACATGACGATGATGAGCCAGAGGAACATCCCGAGGATGATGCCGGCGCGCACGAGCAGGGCCGCCCGTCGCTGCGCCATCCAGGCGCCCACCGTGTACAGCCCGATGAACATCGCGATGTTGCCGACGTACAGCTCGGGGATGTGCAGGGTCACGGCCACGAAGTACGCCACGGCCACGACGATCGCCACCGGTCCCGGCCAACGTCGGCGCACGGCCAGCGGCGCGGTCACGATCACGACGTAGACGAGCGCCCACCACAGCGGTGCCTGCGCATCGCCGTACAGCTGCGCGATCGACGACAGTGCGGCGCTGAGGATGCCGCCCACGAGCATCGCCGCCGCCAGGGCGAGGTCGGTGCGCCGGTCGCGGTCGGTGGG is part of the Microbacterium pseudoresistens genome and harbors:
- a CDS encoding sensor histidine kinase → MSAPAPVLGDAPRASAAAVADRAPFLRVPTDRDRRTDLALAAAMLVGGILSAALSSIAQLYGDAQAPLWWALVYVVIVTAPLAVRRRWPGPVAIVVAVAYFVAVTLHIPELYVGNIAMFIGLYTVGAWMAQRRAALLVRAGIILGMFLWLIIVMYRDAIGEAEKADVTAGAFSPYIAYMMLQLLLNALYFGGAYYFGERSWANAQQRAELERRTAELEREREVTAAQAVALDRVRIARELHDVVAHHVSVMGVQAGAARLIVERDPDAATAMLGGIEESSREAIRDFRHILETLRAPGGEAEEPSSTVSVSDIAGLAQASDAAGLPTAYAVIGEPSPVAPLSAVNLYRIAQEALTNARRHAGPGATADVRVRYVDDAVELDVVNTGRAVPSPRSGLGQLGMRERAAASGGTIEIGPRPSGGFRVRARLPLSQPSPRIPATTGIA